The window CGACGGAGGACAGCGCGTCCGGGGAAAGGGCTGCCAGCGCGCGGACCTTGTTTAGCCGCTCCGCCCCCAGGCGTCCGGTCGGTAGGGGAGGGCCGAAGACGAACTCCCGTAGATGAGCCAGCATACATGGGCAGGGGCAGACAGCCCCACCGACCCCGATTGTAGACCCGTTTGTGCCCCGGCGTACTTGGGGGGAAGGCAGTCGCTCGGCGCAGCCTCCTGCTTGCCGGGGCCTTGGCGAGCGTTCTATAATGGAAGGACAGGCAAGACGCCCGCCGGACGCGGCGGGCATTCCACCCCAGGTGCACGCGTGAGAGGAGGCCATTCGCAGTGACACTCCCGAAGTTCGCCTTCTTCGATGGTCAGATCGTGCCGTACGCGGAAGCGAAGGTGGGAGTTCTGACGCACGCCCTGAACTACGGGACAGGCGCCTTTGCCGGAATCCGGGCCTACTGGAATCTGGATCAGCAACAGCTGTACGTGTTCCGGGCCATCGACCACTACCGGCGGCTGTTGAACTCGGCCAGGCTGATCTGCGCCGAGATCGACTACACGGCCGAGGACCTGGTTGAGATCACCCTCGAACTGCTCCGTCGCGAGGGTTATCACGAAGACTGCTACATCCGGCCCCTGATCTACAAGGCCGATGAGACGATCGGGGTGCGGCTGCACGACCTGCGCGACGCTCTGGCCATTTCGTCCATCCCCTTCGACCGGTATATCAAGAATGACGAGGATGCGCGTGTCACGGTTTCCAGCTGGCGGCGCATCGACGACAATGCCATCCCGGCGCGGGGGAAGATCTGCGGGGCGTACGTGAACTCCGCCATGAGCAAGACCGACGCCGCCCGGGCCGGGTTCGATGAGGTGCTGGTGCTGACCCAGGACGGCCATCTGTCTGAGGGCAGCGCCATGAACGTGTTCATCGTGCGCGATGGGGTCATGGTGACCCCGCCGATCACCGACAACATCCTCGAGGGGATCACGCGCAAGACGGTGATGGCGGTGGCGGCTGAGGAGCTGGGACTGAAGGTCGTCGAGCGGCCGATCGACCGAACCGAGATCTACCTCAGCCAGGAGATTCTGCTGACCGGGACCGCCGCCCAGGTGACGGCTGTCACCTGGGTGGATCATCGGCCGGTGGGGGAGGGCGTGATGGGGCCAGTGGCTGCTGAGCTGCGGCGCCTGTTCGGCGACATCGTTCGAGGTCGCAACCCCAAGTACACCGGCTGGCTTTCGCCCGTCTATGTGAAGGAGCAGGCTGGCGCCGCGCCCTGAGGCGGTGCAGTCGAAGGGAGTTGCGGGAGGCCCGAAGGCCTCCCGTGCGTTTGTGATGAAGTTCTACCCCAGGCGTGCACGCGGTCTGATCGTGGGTGGGCTGCTCCTTGGGCTTGTGAGCGGCCTGATCCTCTTCGGGGTGTATCGGCTGGGGACCACCGCCCTCTCCCCATGGACGGTGTTGTGGGCGGTGGTCCCGCTGGTGGCGGCGCCATTGGCGGCGGCCATCGCCTACCGCTTGTACGGCTTGTTGAGCGCTTCCTATTCGGTCGATCGCAATGGCTTGGTTCTGCGCTGGGGCCTGCGGCTGGAGCAAATCCCGCTGACATCGGTCAGGCGCCTGCAGTCGGCCGCTTCGCTGTCTCCCGGCGTGCGGCCCGCCCCCGGGTTGTGGTGGCCTGGATGCGTTGTCGGGGAACGAGAGGTCGAGGGCGTCGGCCGGATCGAGTTCATGGCCTCGGAAAGCGCGCCGGGCCAGATCGTGGTCATCACCCGGGAATTCCAGCTGGCCATCTCTCCCGCCAACGCCCAGGCCTTCCAGCAGGCCTATGTCGCCGGGGCGCGCATGGGATCCCTCGAGCCGCTTGCTCCCCTCTCGATCCGGCCCGACTTCCTGGTGGCACGGGTGTGGTCGGATCGCGTGGCGCGGGCCCTGCTGCTTGCCGGGTTGACTCTGCCCCTGGTGCTGCTTGGCTACCTGGCTTTCC is drawn from Anaerolineales bacterium and contains these coding sequences:
- a CDS encoding branched-chain amino acid transaminase translates to MTLPKFAFFDGQIVPYAEAKVGVLTHALNYGTGAFAGIRAYWNLDQQQLYVFRAIDHYRRLLNSARLICAEIDYTAEDLVEITLELLRREGYHEDCYIRPLIYKADETIGVRLHDLRDALAISSIPFDRYIKNDEDARVTVSSWRRIDDNAIPARGKICGAYVNSAMSKTDAARAGFDEVLVLTQDGHLSEGSAMNVFIVRDGVMVTPPITDNILEGITRKTVMAVAAEELGLKVVERPIDRTEIYLSQEILLTGTAAQVTAVTWVDHRPVGEGVMGPVAAELRRLFGDIVRGRNPKYTGWLSPVYVKEQAGAAP
- a CDS encoding PH domain-containing protein — its product is MKFYPRRARGLIVGGLLLGLVSGLILFGVYRLGTTALSPWTVLWAVVPLVAAPLAAAIAYRLYGLLSASYSVDRNGLVLRWGLRLEQIPLTSVRRLQSAASLSPGVRPAPGLWWPGCVVGEREVEGVGRIEFMASESAPGQIVVITREFQLAISPANAQAFQQAYVAGARMGSLEPLAPLSIRPDFLVARVWSDRVARALLLAGLTLPLVLLGYLAFRAPSLPQSVPFGFDVRGVPALFAPPGRLLLLPMVGIVCWMIDAVLGAWLLRRETRPHLSYALWSTAIAVGGMLWAAVAFLLGAA